A region of the Burkholderia savannae genome:
CATCGGCGCGCTGCTCGTGATGGACGGCGCGGACATTGCCGGCATCGTGACGGAGCGCGACTACGCGCGCAAGGTGGTGCTCCTCGACCGTTCGTCGAAGGCGACGCGCGTCGAGGAAATCATGACGTCGAAGGTGCGCTACGTCGAACCGACGCAGACGAGCGACGAGTGCATGGCGCTGATGACGGAACACCGGATGCGCCACTTGCCCGTGCTCGACGACGGCAGGCTCATCGGGCTCGTGTCGATCGGCGACCTTGTGAAAAACGTGATCGCCGATCAGCAGTTTACGATCGATCAGCTGGAGCATTACATCCACGGAATTCCGGCTGCCGTGCACCCGCAGTAGACACGCGCCACGGCGCCTATCAAAAAATGCCCAAACGCATCGCGTCTGGGCAAAGCCGCCGAAGTGCGGCGACGGAGGTTCGGCTCTGCACTCGCGAGCCTCGCGCATCGCACGGGCTCGCGGTTTATGGAATCGACCTCTTCAGG
Encoded here:
- a CDS encoding CBS domain-containing protein, whose amino-acid sequence is MSLTVAQILRSKPDSGRTIHTIEKSDSVYNAIKLMAEKSIGALLVMDGADIAGIVTERDYARKVVLLDRSSKATRVEEIMTSKVRYVEPTQTSDECMALMTEHRMRHLPVLDDGRLIGLVSIGDLVKNVIADQQFTIDQLEHYIHGIPAAVHPQ